The Leucobacter viscericola sequence GGTCCACCACTTGCGGGCGGTCTGCGGTGGGACACCGGCGGCGACGGTCGCTTCGATCGTGCCAACAAGCCCGGCATTCACAACGTCCTGGAACTCCAGTGCCGAGAAGGCCCACTCGTCACGCAAGCGACGACGACGCAGGGTCGGGTGCTCGGGCAGACCAGCACGCAGTTCTTCCACGAGCTCACGCGACGGCGTCAGCGGGGCCAGGTCGGGCTCAGGGAAGTAGCGGTAATCGTCGGCGTCAGACTTCGGGCGTCCCGGCGAGGTTTCGCCGGTGTCCTCGTGCCAGTGGCGGGTCTCCTGCGTAATCGAGCCACCGTCGGCGAGGATCTGAGCCTGCCGCTGAATCTCGAAGCGCACCGCTCGTTCGATCGAGCGAAGAGAGTTCACGTTTTTTGTCTCGGTGCGTGTGCCAAGCACTGCCATGCCCGCACCCTCGTTGCCGCGCGGACGCAGCGAGACGTTTGCGTCGCAGCGCAGGTTACCGCGCTCCATACGAGCGTCTGAAATGCCGAGTGCGACAACCATCTCACGAATCGTCGCGACGTAGGCCGCGGCAATTTCGGGGGTATCAGCTTCGCCGCCGAACACGGGACGGGTCACGATTTCAACGAGCGGCACTCCGGCTCGGTTGTAGTCTACGAGCGAGTACTCTGCGCCCTGAATACGACCGGTGCTGCCACCAACGTGGTTGAGCTTGCCAGCGTCCTCTTCCATGTGAGCGCGCTCGATGGGCACGTGCACCACACGCCCCGAAGCGAGTTCAACCTCAACCGAGCCGTCGTGCGCAATCGGATCGTCAAACTGCGAGATCTGATAGTTCTTGGCCATGTCTGGGTAGAAATAGTTCTTGCGCGCAAAACCCGAGACCTCAGCGATCTCGCAACCGAGTGCGAGACCCAGTCGGATCGAGTAGCGAACCGCCTGGTCATTCACAACGGGAAGCGAACCCGGCAGGCCGAGGCATACGGGGGTCAGGTTAGTGTTCGGCTCGGACCCAAATAGGTTGGGCGCCGAGGAGAACATCTTGGTTTTGGTGTTGAGCTCAACGTGAACTTCGAGCCCGATGACCGGCTCGAAGAGTTCCAGCGCACGCTCGAAGTCCATCAGCTTGACCTTCGCCATTAGCGGGCCGCCTTTCCGGTTGTTGCGTTCGCAAGGGACGGCGCTTGAGCCCAGAACGGAGTTCCGTCGCGCTCTTCGATCAAACGCTCAATTGCGGCGCCCGCGCGGTACAGTCGTGCGTCTTCAAACGCCGGAGCCATCAGCTGCAGGCCAACCGGCAGGCCGTCTTCAGCCGCGGTGCCGATGGGCAGGCTGAGACCGGGGATTCCCGCGAGGTTCGCGGGAATGGTCGTTGCATCGTTGAGGTAGTCCTGCATCGGATCTGCTCCGTGCTCGCCCAGCTTCCACGCGGTTGTTGGGGCGGTCGGCGATGCGATGACGTCGACCTGCGCAAAGGCGCTGGCAAAGTCACGCTGAATCAGCGTGCGCACCTTCTGCGCGCTGCCGTAGTAGGCGTCGTAGTAGCCGGCCGAGAGCGCATAGGTACCCAGAATGATGCGGCGCTTCACTTCAGCACCGAAGCCCGCAGCGCGTGTTGCGCTCATTACGTTCTCGACGGTGCCGCCACCCTGCGGGGTCACGCGCATGCCGAAGCGAACCGAGTCATATTTTGCGAGGTTGCTCGAGGCTTCCGCCGGCAGAATCAGGTAGTAAGCGGCCACGGCATATTCAAAGTGAGGCGCGTCAATCTCAACGATCTCTGCTCCCTGCGCTGTGAGCTGTGCGAGTGCCTCTTCGAAGCGTGCCTTAACACCGGTCTGCACGCCATCAAGCATCAACTGCTTGACCACACCAACACGAAGTCCGCGCAGCGTGTCACCCGCGGCTCCCTCGCGCGCCGCAGCGGCCATCGAGGGCCAGGCGAAGTCAAGGGAGGTCGAGTCGTGGTGATCGTGGCCCGCGATAACGTCGTGCAGCAGGGCAGTATCAAGCACGGTGCGAGCACAGGGACCGACCTGGTCAAGCGAGGACGCGAGAGCGATCGCGCCGTAGCGGCTCACACCACCGTAGGTGGGCTTGACACCAACCGTGCCGGTCAACGCGGCTGGCTGGCGGATCGAACCGCCCGTGTCTGAGCCGAGTGCGAGGGGTGCTTCGAACGCGCCGACGGCGGCAGCGGAGCCACCACCGGAGCCACCCGGCACACGATCAAGCTGCCAGGGGTTGTTCGTTGGCCCAAAGGCCGAGTTCTCAGTGGAGGAACCCATTGCGAACTCGTCCATGTTCGTCTTGCCAATGGAGATGAGACCCGCGTTACGCGCCTTCGCAACCGGTGTTGCGTCGTAGGGCGACATGTACCCCTCGAGCATCCGAGAGCCCGAGGTCGACGGCATGTCGGTGGTTACGAGCACGTCTTTCACGGCGAGCGGCACACCAGCAAGTTCGCCAAGCTCTTCGCCGGCAGCGCGGCGGGAGTCGATGGCACGAGCAGCAGCGAGCGAGGCATCGGCGTTGGTCGCGAGGAAGGCACCGATTGAGCCGTCAACCTCGGAAATACGATCGAGGTGGGCGCGCACGGCCTCTTCAGAGGACACCTCGCGTGAGCTGAGCTTCGCGGCGAGATCGGCCGCGGTCATTCGTGTGAGGTCTGACATTACTGCTCCTCCCCCAGGATCGAAGAAACCCGGAACATGCCATCGGCAGCCTCCGGCGCGTTTGCAAGCGCCTGCTCACGAGTCAGCAAATCGGCAACCTCGTCTTTACGGGTCACGTTGTTGAGCGGATTCGGGTGGCTTGTTGCGGGCACATCGGCCCCTGCAACTTCGCTCACCTTCGCAATGTTGGTGAGAATTGATCCGAGGTCGTTTGTCAAGGAGACAACCTCGGCTTCGGTGAGTGCGATGCGGGAGAGACCGGCAAGATGCTGCACGACTTCTGCCGTGATCTCGCCGTTCGACGCGGTGCGAGTTGCCGCACTGGTTTCAGACATGCTGCTCCATCGATAAAGTCGGGAGTGGGTGGTTCGGTGAACCACACCATCCTATCTCTGAGCGGGCTGGCCGGGGCCTGAGCCTGCCCGGGTGCCGTCAATGTTCCACAGCCCTGAACAGCCGCGGCGATGGCTGGTGACCAGATGAACGTCAACAATTCCAATTGCGGTCATGAGCGCGTACATCATTGTTGGCCCGACAAAGCTAAAGCCGCGTCGTTTCAGCTCTCGGGCGAGTTCCGTAGCCTCCGCTGAGGTGGTTGGTACCTCGTCATCCGAGACCGGGCTCGGAGAGGTTTGTGGTTGATAAGCCCAGACCAGCTGAGCAAGGTCGGTGCCCTCTTCGCGTAGCCGCTGAGTCGCTTGAGCGTTAGTGATCGCCGCTTCGATTTTTCGGCGGTTTCTAATGATGCCGGTGTCTTGCATGAGCGACTCAACCCGAGCATCATCAAATTCAGCGACCCTGTCGACGTCGAAGCCCACAAACGCGCTGCGGAAGCCTTCTCGTCGGCGCAGAATCGTGCTCCAGGAGAGCCCAGCTTGGAATGCCTCAAGCGTCAACCGCTCGAATACCCCGGCTTCGTCGCGAACGGGCATTCCCCACTCAGTGTCGTAGTACTCCTGCATCAGCGGGTCAGTATTGGCCCAGGCCGCACGAATAAGGGGCGAGGAAGTTGCTTCTGGCATCGTGTAGTTACCTCTCTGTCTCAGGTGTGTTCTGAAACATGAGTCAGTTGGTGTGGAGTTGTCGATGGGACCCACAGACCACTCTAGGCAGAATGAAATTTGCCGTGGGCCGCTCCCGCAAATCTGTGGATAACTCGGCCGAGTGCGCTCCTGTGGAGGACTCAATCACAGTCCGAGCGCGTCCGGTCCCTCCGTCACGAGAACAGCAAACTGCTCCGCGTCCAGCACGGGAATTCCGAGCTCCTCAGCCTTCGTGAGCTTCGAGCCAGCACCGGGGCCCGCGGCAACATAGTCAGTCTTTTTCGAGACACTCGAGGCCGCCTTGCCACCGGCCTGAATGATCGCTTCCTTCGCGCCATCACGCGTAAAGCCGTCAAGTGTGCCGGTCGCGACGATCGTCAGCCCGGCGAGCACCCCGTCCTCGGCGATGGCAGCCCCCGGCCCAGGATGCCCGGGTGTCGCCCACTGCACTCCGGCCGCGGTCCAGCGCTCCACAATCTCCAGGTGCCAGTCGACCTCAAACCATTCTTTGAGCGACTCAGCAATAATGCCCCCGACGCCCTCAACGACAGACAGCTCGTCAACGGAGGCGGCCCGAATCGCGTCGAGTGATCCGAACCACTCCGCGAGTGCACGGGCGGCAACGGGACCGACGTGTCGAATGTTCAGCGACACGAGCAGTCGCCACAGCGGCTTAGTCTTGGCTTTTTCCAGCTCCGCGAGGAACGTTTCCGCGTCCTTCGAAGGCGTGACAGCGCGGTGATCCTTCTTGTACCCAACGGCTCGTCGCTCAGCCGGTGTGAGCCCTTCGGCTTCCGGTGGGTACTCCATCGACACCCTCTGGAACGGTGCCCGCCGCACGTACTCACCCGTCGCCTCATCGATACGGCGCTCACCGGTCTCGCTGTCACGCACGATCACCTCGATCGGCACCAACTGCTCCAGCGTCAGCTCAAACAGCCCGGCTTCAGTTTCGAGCGGGGGTGTTGAGGGCACCTCAGGCTGCGTGAGCGCAGCGGCGGTGATCTCACCGAGCACCTCAACATCGAGCGCCCCGCGTGATCCGATGTGCTCCACTCGCCCGCGCACCTGCGCTGGGCAGGCGCGCGCATTCGGGCAGCGCAGGTCGATGTCGCCCTCTTTCATCGCGCGCAGAGGGGTGCCGCACTCGGGGCAATCAGCTGGCATCTGCCACTCAACTTCAGACCCGTCGCGGCGCTCAAGAACGGCCCCGAGCACCTCTGGGATCACATCGCCAGCCTTACGCAGCACAACAGTGTCGCCGATCAGCACACCCTTCGCCTTCACCACTTCTTGGTTGTGCAGCGTAGCTTGGCGCACCGTGGACCCCGCGACTTTCACGGGCTCCATCACCGCGTAGGGGGTTGCACGCCCGGTGCGCCCCACGCCGATCCTGATGTCAATGAGCTTCGTGTGGACTTCCTCCGGCGGATACTTGTAGGCGATTGCCCAGCGCGGCGCGCGGCTGGTCTCCCCCAGCTCAGCGTGCAGTTCCAGCTCATCAACCTTGACGACGATGCCATCGATCTCGTGTTCGACATCGTGCCGGTTCTCACCGCGCTCCGCGATGAAGCTGACGACCTCATCCACCGTATCGAGCACTCGGGAATAGGGAGAGACAGGAAGCCCCCACGAGGCAAGCAAGCGGTAGGCGTCTGACTGGCTGTCAGCTACACCGGCCCAGGCCCCGATCCCGTGCACATACAGCGAGAGCCGCCCCAGGCGATCTCGCATCAGTTCCAGTTCGGCTTCAGTTTTCTTATCTGCGCGCTGCCGCAGGCTACCGGCCGCCGTGTTACGAGCGTTCGCAAATTCGGGGTAGCGCACCGGAATGGCGTCTTCGTCTCGGCCCTTCGCCAGCTGTTCAGCAACAAAGGACGCTTGCAACTCGTGCTGTCGCACGTTAAGCGCTTCAAAATCGTCGCGGCACAGGAACACTTCACCCCGCGCCTCGAAGAACTCGGGGATATCGTCGCCGTGCAGTTCACGCGGAATCACCGGGATAAAACGC is a genomic window containing:
- the gatC gene encoding Asp-tRNA(Asn)/Glu-tRNA(Gln) amidotransferase subunit GatC; this translates as MSETSAATRTASNGEITAEVVQHLAGLSRIALTEAEVVSLTNDLGSILTNIAKVSEVAGADVPATSHPNPLNNVTRKDEVADLLTREQALANAPEAADGMFRVSSILGEEQ
- the gatB gene encoding Asp-tRNA(Asn)/Glu-tRNA(Gln) amidotransferase subunit GatB translates to MAKVKLMDFERALELFEPVIGLEVHVELNTKTKMFSSAPNLFGSEPNTNLTPVCLGLPGSLPVVNDQAVRYSIRLGLALGCEIAEVSGFARKNYFYPDMAKNYQISQFDDPIAHDGSVEVELASGRVVHVPIERAHMEEDAGKLNHVGGSTGRIQGAEYSLVDYNRAGVPLVEIVTRPVFGGEADTPEIAAAYVATIREMVVALGISDARMERGNLRCDANVSLRPRGNEGAGMAVLGTRTETKNVNSLRSIERAVRFEIQRQAQILADGGSITQETRHWHEDTGETSPGRPKSDADDYRYFPEPDLAPLTPSRELVEELRAGLPEHPTLRRRRLRDEWAFSALEFQDVVNAGLVGTIEATVAAGVPPQTARKWWTGEIARIANERSVTAADLITPAQLVELVALVDAGTLNDKLARQVIQGIIDGEGSAEEIVAARGLAIVSDDGPLIEAIDAALAQQPDVLEKIRDGKVQAAGAVIGAVMKAMRGQADAARVRELVLERAAQ
- the ligA gene encoding NAD-dependent DNA ligase LigA, with protein sequence MSENIGDLAFEDARAEVESLTAEIERLRTAYYSEATSLVSDAEYDVLFHRLEALERAFPELAGQDSPTQEVGAAVVSAGFPEHEHAERMLSLDNVFSIDEFREWAEKTRAVAGREVRWLTELKIDGLAISLAYRNGKLETATTRGDGRVGENITENVRFIPVIPRELHGDDIPEFFEARGEVFLCRDDFEALNVRQHELQASFVAEQLAKGRDEDAIPVRYPEFANARNTAAGSLRQRADKKTEAELELMRDRLGRLSLYVHGIGAWAGVADSQSDAYRLLASWGLPVSPYSRVLDTVDEVVSFIAERGENRHDVEHEIDGIVVKVDELELHAELGETSRAPRWAIAYKYPPEEVHTKLIDIRIGVGRTGRATPYAVMEPVKVAGSTVRQATLHNQEVVKAKGVLIGDTVVLRKAGDVIPEVLGAVLERRDGSEVEWQMPADCPECGTPLRAMKEGDIDLRCPNARACPAQVRGRVEHIGSRGALDVEVLGEITAAALTQPEVPSTPPLETEAGLFELTLEQLVPIEVIVRDSETGERRIDEATGEYVRRAPFQRVSMEYPPEAEGLTPAERRAVGYKKDHRAVTPSKDAETFLAELEKAKTKPLWRLLVSLNIRHVGPVAARALAEWFGSLDAIRAASVDELSVVEGVGGIIAESLKEWFEVDWHLEIVERWTAAGVQWATPGHPGPGAAIAEDGVLAGLTIVATGTLDGFTRDGAKEAIIQAGGKAASSVSKKTDYVAAGPGAGSKLTKAEELGIPVLDAEQFAVLVTEGPDALGL
- the gatA gene encoding Asp-tRNA(Asn)/Glu-tRNA(Gln) amidotransferase subunit GatA; the protein is MSDLTRMTAADLAAKLSSREVSSEEAVRAHLDRISEVDGSIGAFLATNADASLAAARAIDSRRAAGEELGELAGVPLAVKDVLVTTDMPSTSGSRMLEGYMSPYDATPVAKARNAGLISIGKTNMDEFAMGSSTENSAFGPTNNPWQLDRVPGGSGGGSAAAVGAFEAPLALGSDTGGSIRQPAALTGTVGVKPTYGGVSRYGAIALASSLDQVGPCARTVLDTALLHDVIAGHDHHDSTSLDFAWPSMAAAAREGAAGDTLRGLRVGVVKQLMLDGVQTGVKARFEEALAQLTAQGAEIVEIDAPHFEYAVAAYYLILPAEASSNLAKYDSVRFGMRVTPQGGGTVENVMSATRAAGFGAEVKRRIILGTYALSAGYYDAYYGSAQKVRTLIQRDFASAFAQVDVIASPTAPTTAWKLGEHGADPMQDYLNDATTIPANLAGIPGLSLPIGTAAEDGLPVGLQLMAPAFEDARLYRAGAAIERLIEERDGTPFWAQAPSLANATTGKAAR
- a CDS encoding DNA-3-methyladenine glycosylase I; the protein is MPEATSSPLIRAAWANTDPLMQEYYDTEWGMPVRDEAGVFERLTLEAFQAGLSWSTILRRREGFRSAFVGFDVDRVAEFDDARVESLMQDTGIIRNRRKIEAAITNAQATQRLREEGTDLAQLVWAYQPQTSPSPVSDDEVPTTSAEATELARELKRRGFSFVGPTMMYALMTAIGIVDVHLVTSHRRGCSGLWNIDGTRAGSGPGQPAQR